A window of Metabacillus sp. B2-18 contains these coding sequences:
- a CDS encoding NUDIX domain-containing protein: MTQSKRGNVWLAVSGIVANHEGEWLVVKKKYGGLKGKWSFPAGFVNEGETIDEAVLREIKEETGISASIAGVVGIRSGVIKEVISDNMVIFSLLANSNEIQVQEEELDEVAFIHPKKLVEDKNSSLLITKLASDVIESKLNKYDQFNPGDHFGYTTYTMFL, from the coding sequence TTGACTCAATCCAAAAGGGGAAATGTATGGTTAGCAGTATCTGGAATTGTGGCTAATCATGAAGGAGAATGGCTTGTTGTTAAAAAGAAATATGGTGGACTCAAGGGGAAATGGTCTTTTCCGGCTGGATTTGTTAATGAAGGAGAAACCATTGATGAGGCTGTATTAAGGGAAATTAAAGAAGAAACAGGCATTTCTGCAAGTATAGCTGGAGTTGTTGGAATTCGTTCAGGGGTAATAAAAGAAGTGATTAGTGATAACATGGTCATTTTTTCATTATTGGCAAATTCAAATGAAATACAGGTTCAAGAAGAGGAATTAGATGAAGTAGCTTTTATACATCCTAAAAAGTTAGTAGAGGACAAAAATTCATCACTCTTAATTACAAAACTAGCGTCTGACGTCATTGAATCAAAGTTAAATAAATATGATCAATTTAATCCTGGGGATCATTTTGGATATACTACATATACTATGTTTTTATAA